A stretch of DNA from Rhodothermales bacterium:
GGGTCGAGCTCGGCGAGGGCGAGGACGGGACTGCCAGCTGCGGGGCTGGCGCGGAGGCTGTCGAGGAACGGAGCGAACTGCTCGGCCTCGGTGGGGACGCCTTGATCGCTGTACGGGGTGCCGTTGGCGGCGGCAGCGGCGGCAGCGACTTGGCCGGGGAGCCCGTCGAGCCCGAGGTCCTCGGTGCGCTGCGTCTCGTCGTTGATGTTGACGATGCCGTCCGGCGTACCGCCGGCGTACCGCCCGTAGGCATCCGCGTTTCTGCTCCCGAGCAGGCCGTCCTCCCCGTTGGAGTTCTGGTTCGGGATGATGTCCTCGCTCGTCTGCCCGAGCTCGACGTAGAGGCGGGCGTTGGGGTCGATCCGCTGCGAGCCGTCGCGGCCGCCGAAAGGCGAGAAGATGAACTCGACGAACTCGATGTTGTTACGCGCATCGAAGTCCGTATAGCCCTCGGGGAGCCGTTGCGCCATGCCTCCCCACACCTCTTCCGGCCGCTCGGCGAAGGCGCTGCCGAGGGCAGCGTTGAAGTTGTAGGGCCCGCGCCGCGTCGGGTCGAAGTAGACGTCGAACGTGGTGAGCGTCGGCGGCGTGCCGGGCTCGAGCTCGCGCTCGGGGAAGACCTCGTTGATGAGGACGCGCGAGGTCGCGGGGTTGCCGGCGAGGGGGCGGATGGCGTCGCTCTCGTAGGTCGCCGTGAGGACGGAGTACCACGAGAAGAGGCCACGCCAGTTGGTGCGGAGGAGGCGTGAGGTGATGGCGTCCTCGCCGGGGAGCTCGGAGAGGTACGTCCGGGCGTCGTCGGGCCCGGCGCCGGGCGAGGTGAGCGTGCCTTCGGGCGCGGAGGCGGTGAGCCACGCGCCCGGCTGGAGCAGGCTGAAGCTGTTCTCGGTCCCCTCGAAGTCGTCGATGTACGAGATGCCGTCGAGCTCGTCGTCCTTGAAGTCGCGGCCGAGCTCGCGGAGGTCGTCCTGCGACTGCTCGAAGGCGAAGGTCTCGGGGTGGCCGGGGTTGAGCTGGGCGAACTCGCCCTTGAACTCGAACGCGCTCGGCGCCCGCGTCTGGACGAGGGGGAGGGCGTCGACGAGCCGCGTCATCCAGCGCGGCTCGGCGGCGTAGCGGACGTCGACACCCCAGATCGAGTTGGCGATCGGCTCCTCGCCGAGCCGGTACTTGTCGATGAGGGGCTTCTCGGAGAGCTGCATCCACGTCGCGCCGATGGCGAAGCGGTCGTTGAACTCGTAGTCGGCGCGGATGCCGAGGAGGGTCTTCTTCTGGATCGCGACGAACTGGTTGCGCTCGAACGAGATGCGCACGTCGCGGCCGGGCACGAGGTAGGCCGGGTTCGTGATCGTGACGGTCCCGGTGGCGTAGTCGACGGCGTAGTCGGCGCCCTCGGTCAGCTCGATGTTCCCGCTGCGGACCTGCACCGAGTTCTCGACGACGGCGAAGCCGAGCTCGTAGAACTCCTGCACGGACCCGCGGAACTCGCCCGTGATGTTGTAGACGTTCTTGTCCGTCTCGCGCGCGGCGACTTCGGGCTTGGCGTTGTAGAGCGTCGTGAAGACGTAGCGGTCGATGGCCTCCTCCTGCGTGAGGCTCTGGAAGCTCACGCTCGTCGGCTGCCCGTCCCGGTCCTCGTCGAAGCTCCGCTCGAGCACGCGGCGGAGGTGCTCGCCGAAGGGCTGGCGGTAGGGGAAGATGACGCGGCCGTTGCCGGGGTCGACGGTGTAGTTGATGAGGAAGTCGAAGAGGTCGTCGGGCGTGCGGTTGTTGTCCTGGTCGACGCGGTCGAGCCCGAGCGTGCGGAGGAGCGTCTGCTGCTGGCCGACGTCGACGCCGGGGAGCGTGCGCTGCGCCGTCTGGCCGCCGGCGGCGTAGAGGACCTGGAGGTCGAAGTCCGTCGCGTTGAACGACGAGCCGCCGACGCGGTAGACGTTGCGCATCGTGAGGTCCCACGTGGCGTTGTCCGGGAGCGGGTTCGGCCCGCGCAGCAGCTTGAGGATGATGGGGGGAGCGTCGGACCCGCTCCCGCTGCCCTGCCCGAAGTCGCCGATCTCGACGATCGTCCCGTCGGCGCGCTTGTAGCGGTAGGCGACGGCGATCGCCTCGTTGTTGTTGAGCGAGCGCTTGAGCGAGAGCGAGCCGAGGCGGGGGTCCCACGTGTAGTCCTGCCCGTTGCGGAGGAGGCGGTACGCCGACTCGAAGAAGTCGTCGTTGTCCAGCCCGAACCGGTCGGCGACGTCGATGCCCCGCTCCTCCGGGGGCAGGCGCAGGAGGGCGAGGTCGGACTCTTGGTATTGGTCGAAGGCCGGGTCGGGCAGCTCCGGGTCGTCGCCGACGGCAGCGAGGTAGGCCTCGCCGCCCTCAAGCACGGCCGGGGGCTCGCCGAGGTCGGCGAGGGCGAGGGCGCGGATGGTGGCGTCGTCGGAGCCGGTGTTGTTGATGTTCGACTGCTCGAAGAGGTAGACCTCGAGCTGGCCTTCGAGGATCTCGCTGAAGTCGGGGCCGAGGACGATGTTCGGGGGGGCGGCGTGGGCGGCGTCCCAGCGGTTGTGGAAGTAGTAGCCGAGGTAGAAGTTGGCGTTCGCCTCGTACTCCGTCGGCCGCTTCGAGAACGTCGTCGTCTGGCTCCCCCCCTCGATCACGAGCTCGTCGCTCTCGGCGTCCTGCTGGCTCGCCACGACGGTCACGCCGAGGCCGCCGACCTGGAGCCGGCTCTTGATCCCGAAGAGCCGCTGCCCGCCGCGGACGAGCTCGCTCGGCGTCTGAAGGAACACGTTCCCGGCCTCGACGCTCTGCAGGATCTCGTCCTCGTACCCCGTGTACGTCAGCTTGACCTGGTTCTGGAAGTCGAAGTCGTTCTGCGTGTCGTAGTTGACGTTGATCTGGAGCTTGTCGCCGATCGTGCCCGTGATGCCGAGGCCGAGCTCCTGCCCGAAGTCGGGGTCGACGCGCCCGCCCTGGCCGGTGGCGGCCTCCTGCTGCTCGTTCTGCCGGTAGGCGAAGCCGACGTCCACGTTCGCCTGCCCGTTGACGCGGAGGTCCACCTCGTTGGAGCCGAAGATGCCGGCGAACGCGCTGTTCCGCCCGCCGGGCACTTCGATGTTGAGGAGGCCGAGCCCAGCTCCGCCGCGCTGCTGCTGCCGCGAGCGCGTGGCGACGAGCTCACGGTAGTTCGTCTCCAGCCCAGCGCGGAGGCGCTGCTCGCGGTACGCCCCGAGCCCGAGCTGGACCGGCACGCGCACGTCGCCCTCGCCGACGCGCTCGGTGATGGTGTAGGCGGCCTCCGTCGAGTCGAGCTCGACGCGGCGCTGCCAGTAGGTGCCGAGCGGGAGGCCGAGCGGCGCGCGGCGGCGTGGCGCGAGGGCCGCGTTGTAGCGGTCGCGGCGGAAGGGGGGGAGCAGGCGCGCCGCGCGTCCCGTGTCCGGCAACACCTCCGTCGTGTCGGTGAGTGCCGCGAGGGAATCGGCGTCGAGCGTGTCGGCGGCGAAGCCGAGCGGGTCAGCGTCCAGCGAGTCGGCCTCGAAGCCGAGCGGGTCGGGGCCGAGACGGTCGCCGTCGAGCGAGTCGGCATCCAGCGAATCGGCGTCGAGCGTGTCTGCGTCTGCGGTGAACCACAGCGAGTCGAGGCCGAATGGATCGAAACCCAGCGAATCGGCTGCGAGCGAGTCGACCGCGAGGGAGTCCGTCGTGTCACGGGCGGCGGTAAAGCCGAAGCGTCCGCGCGGTCCGGGGTAGAGGCTGACGGGACCGGTTAGCGCCGCGCGGCGGATGAGGGCCTCACGGTCCGCTCCGGCCGCAGCGTCGGTCACGTCGAGGGAGACGAGCATCCCCAGACAAGCCAGCACCACGCCACCGACGAGGGTCAGCAGCAGAGCACGGCCCTCCGGCAGGCGGGTCGAACGGGGCATACGCACGCGCAGGTTCTAGCAGGCAACGAGCGCCCCGGACCGAGGGGTCGGCGCGGGGCGGGAACGTCGGGAATCGGGGAGTAGCAGATGCGCGTCTAAGCGTACACGGTGCGTGGTCGGGGAGGGACGGCGGGCGGGCGGGTTAGCGAATCCGACGCCGGGGCGGAAAGTAATGCTGTTGCGCGCTGACTTCAAGGGTAAGAACGGCGCCCATTTCCGTCGCTCGCCGTCGGCTGGTACCTTGTCCGCCTTCGGAACGTGTCGTTCGGCGTCGTTCGTACGCCGACGTTCGCCGAAGCGAAGTAACGTCCCCCCGCGCCTTTTCTTTACTCCGACGTGTCGCCGCCATGCGTGCCCTCTTGTCCACTCCGCTGCTCGGGTTCTGCCTCTTCCTCGCCGCCTGCGCGGCGCCCGTCGCCACGCCCGACGCGCCGCCGCCGCCGGACGCTGCCGCGGCCATCCGCGCCGTGCTCGACGCGCAAGTCGCAGCGTGGAACGAAGGCTCCGTGCGTGGCTTCATGGACGGCTACGCCCGGACGGACTCGCTCCGGTTCGCCTCCGGCGGGAATGTCCGCACCGGCTGGCAGGCCACGCTCGAAGGCTACGAGCGCGGTTATCCCGACGGCGCTGCGATGGGCACGCTCCGCTTCGACAGCCTCGACGTGCAGGTTCTCTCGCCGAGCTGGGCCGTCGTGTTCGGCCGTTGGCGGCTCGACCGAGCCGAGGACACGCCGAACGGCCTCTTCACCCTCCTCTTCGAACGCCGCCCCGAAGGCTGGCGGATCGTCCACGACCATACCTCCTCCAGCGAGTGATTCAATCAGCGAGTCACCCCATCAGCGAATGAAAACGGATCTCACCGGCAAGACCATCGTGCTCACCGGCGCCTTCGGCCGCCTCGGGCGCATCCTCACCCGTCGCCTCCTCGCCGACGGCGCGACCGTGGCCGGCCTCGACGCCCGCGCCGCCGACCCCGTCGTGGCGTCGGACCGGCTCCACCTCTTCAAAGCGGACCTCGCCGACGAAGCTTCGGTGGCGGAGGCGTTCGCGGAGGTGGAGCGGACCGTGGGCGCGGCGGCCGGGCTCGTGCACACCGTCGGGATGTGGAGCGGGAAGCCGTTCGCCGAGACCTCGCTGGAGGCGTGGGAGACGATGATGCGCGTGAACCTGACCTCGGCGTTCCTCTGCTTCCGCGCCGCCGTGCGGCAGATGCAGGCGGGCGGCACCGGGCGGCTCGTCGCGATCGCGTCGAAGCAGGGCGCGGACCGGGGCGTGGCGGAGCAGGCGGCGTACTCGGCGTCGAAGGCGGGCGTCGTCCGGCTCGTCGAGGCCGTGGCGGCGGAGTACGTGGGGACGGGCATCACGGCCGCGGCCGTCGCGCCCTCCACGATCCTCTTCGAAGGCGGCGGCGACGGCGTCCCGGCGGAACAGGTCGCGGCGCTCTGCGCCTACCTCTGCACCGACGAAGGCGCGGCGCACAACGGCTCGGTCCTGCGCACCTTCGGCAGCGCGGTGGGGTAACGCGGGGCCGAGGGAGCTAGGCGTCGACGGTCTCCCGCGCTCCCTCGTGCCAGCGCTCTTCGATCTGTAACCCGCGCTCGGTGAGGGCGGCGAGGAAGGGCTCGGTCGGGATGATGTGCTCGGGCGGGGCGGCCCCGCCGCCCGCGACGGCGCCGGCGGCGAGGAGCGAGGCGATCGCCGCGGCCGGGAAGCCTGTGCAGCGCTGCATCGCCGAGAACCCCGTCGCCTCGTCGAAGCGGTCGACGAGCTCGTACGTCAGCGTGCAGGTCTCGCCGTCACGCTGCCCCTCGAGCAGGATGCGGACGATGACGGCGTCGCGGTACTCTCCGCCGAGGTGCTTCCGGAGGCGGCGCGTGAGGATGTCGCGGTAGGTCAGGTGCGTCCGCACGTCCACCGACGTGTCCTCGCCGAAGCCGAGGGCGAAGACCGACCGCATCGCGGCGGCGTGGCCGGGGTGGCGGAGCGTCTTGTAGTCGAGGGTGCGGACGCGGCCCGCGAGGTCGTGCGGTAGCGTCGACTGCTTGCCGGCGGTGTAAAACGCTTCGAGCTCGCCGGTCGGTTCGGGAAAGGAGACGGTTTCGAGCCCCGTCAGCGGCTCGGCGTACTCGACCGCCCCGTCGCGGACGATCGCCACGGGGTCGGTGTACCCCCGCACGAAGCGCTCGGTGGCGTAGCCGACGCGGTGGAAGAACGGCGGCTCGGCCTCGATGGGGATGTTGCCCACCCGCATCGTCACGGCGTCGACAGTGTCGAACCGGTCGAGCCCGCGCGTGACGAGGATGTTGACGAGGCCCGGCGCGAGCCCGCAGTTCGGGACGATCCACCGCGTCCGTTTTGCGGCGGCTTCGCGGAGCGCGAGCTCCTGCTGCACCGTCGCCCGGTCCCCGCCGAGGTCACAGAAGTGCGCGCCGAGGCCGACTGTGAGCGCGGCGAGCTTCGCGTTGAGAGGACCGCCCGTGCTGCCGACGACGCACGCGCTGCCGGCCAGCACCGGCGTGATGGCGCGCTCGTCGCGGACATCCACGCGGACGGTGCGGAGCTTCGGGCTCTGGACGAGGTCTTTCAGCGTGCGGAGCGCGCTGCTCCGCGCGTCGCAAACCTGTACGTGCGACACGTCGGGACGGCTCGCGAGGTCGCAGGCGATGGCGGAGCCGATGGCGCCGGCGCCGAGGACGGTGATCTTCATGGGGCGGAGGGTGGGGTTCGGAGCGCAGGATACGTCGCGCGTGGGTCCGCGTTATAACGCGTGACCGTCCGCATCGTTTTGAGCGGGCCGAAGTTTTTGACCCGCAACGACTTGTGCGAGCTATCGATTCCCGGCGAAGCGGAGCGCGAACGTCGAGAGCCCGACGAGGCCCATCAGGAGGACGCTGTACGCCGCCGCCGTGCCGAACTCGTAGAGCCGGAGCTGCGCGAGGATCTCGACCGAGATCGGCCGGTTGCCGTAGACGTACAGCATGATCGACGACACGAACTCGCCGAGCGCGGCGACGAACGTCAGCAGCGTGCCCGCCGCCACGCCCGGCAGGATCGCCGGCCACACGACGCGCCGGAACGTCGTCCACGTCCCCGCCCCGAGGTCGGCCGAGGCCTCGGTCAGCCGGTCGTCGAAGCCGTCGAGCGCCGCCGTCGTCGCGCGGACGACGAGCGGGATGTGACGGATGAAGTAGGCCAGCGGCAGGATCCAGAACGACCCCACGAGCACCTGCCCGGCCGACAGCGGCGACGGCTGAGAGAACGTCACGATCAGGTTCAGCGCGACCACCGTCCCCGGGATCGCGAACGGGAGGACGGCGAGCGTGCGGATCAGCCCGCGCCCCGGCACCGTCCCCTTCGCGATCACGACGGCCGCCGCCACGCCGAACACGACGTTGAGGACGGTCGCGATGGAAGCCATCTGCAAGCTGTTCGCGATCGGGTCGAAGAACTTCGGGTCGGCGAAGAGCGAGGCGTAGTTGGCGAGCGTGTACGCAGGCGGCAGGATTTGCATCGTCCACCGCGCCGCATCCGCGAACGAGATCAGCACGACCGTCAGCACCGGCAGCACAACGAAGAGCAGCACGACGCCCACGCCGAGGCCCGCGAGCCACGCCGCCGGGCCGCCCACCGGCTCGACCGGCCGCGCCGTCCCCTTCGACGCGCCGAGCAGGTTGCGTCCCGGCCGCGCTTCGAGCAGGAAGAGGAAGCCGAGGCAGATCGCCGTCAGCACGGTCGCCACGGCGGCGGAGAGGGCGAGGTCGCCGTTGATCTTGAGGTTGTAGATCTGCACCGTCATAAACGGCTCCGTCCCGGCGAACAGCAGCGGGGCCGTGAAGCTCGCCATCGACAGCATGAACACGAGGAGGGACGCGCCGACGAGCGCGGGCCGCAGCAGCGGGATGACGACGCGGCGGAACGCCCGCCACCCGCTCGCCCCCAGATCGGCCGAGGCTTCGAGCAGGCTCGCGTCGAGGTCGCGGAGGGCGGCGGTGACGAAGAGGAAGAAGTAGACGTAGAAGGCGTAGACGTGGACGAGCCACACGGCCCACAGCCCGCTGAAGGCGAATGGCACCTCGGCGAGTCCGAACAGGTCGCGGAGTGCACGCGGGAGGATGCCCGTCTCGCCGTAGAGGAAGAGGAACGCGAGCACGCCGACGAGCGGCGGGAGCGCGAGCGGGAGCGCCGCCGCCGCCTGCAACGCGCCGCGGAACGGCAGCCCGTAGCGCCACAGCCCCCACGCCAGCCCCGTCCCGACGACGCTCGCCCCCGCCACCGTCGCCAGCGAGATCCCGACCGAGTTGATGAGTGCCCGCACGTTCGCTCCGCGCCATCCGCCGAAGAACTCCGGCAGGTGCTCCACGCCGAGCACGAACGTCCGCAGTGCCGGCCACAGCACGTACCCGAGGAGCACGAGCGCCACCGGAACGGCGAGCACAAGGGCAGCGCGGCGCGTCAGCATCAGCGGGCTTCTTCCTCAGCGATAATCGCTTCGAGCCGGTCGCGGAGCAGAGGTGCTTCGACGGCTGCCACGTTCCACACGACCTCGTAGTCCACACCGATATAGCCGTGGATCAGCCGGTTGCGCATTCGGGCCATTGAGCGCCATTCCACATCTGTGTACCGATCGCGTAGGTCGGCAGAGAGTTGTTTCGTCGCCTCACCCATGATTTCGGTGCTGCGAGCAAACGCTCGGCGAAGCGTCGGGTCGGTGAGAAACGTGGATTGGTCGAGACCGTCGCTCGCGGAAGCGAGGTAAATCGCTTCGTCAAGAATGTGCCGGAGATACACGGTGTCAGGCCTCGACATACTCGACTTCGCGCAAGATGTACGGGCCGATGTAAGGGCTGAGCGATTCCGGCGTCACGAGCTCGACACGGCGTTGGAGTACGTCTTCGAGCAATTCGGCGAGCGCAGAGAAGCTGCGGAAGGTTTTCTTTCCCGGTGCGAACTCGACAAAGATGTCCACGTCGCTCTCCGGCGTCGGCTCATCGCGCACGAACGAACCGAATACACCGAGCCGCGCCACGCCGAGCCGACGGATCGCAGCCTGCTGCTCGCGGAGCCGCTCGAATAGCTCGCTCTTCGTGTGGACCGTTGCTTCCATGAGATCAGCCTGTCCATTGCGCTGCATCTACCGTTGCCCACACGTTGACAGCAAGACCGAGAAGGAAAAGGGCACCAAAGCTGGCGAGGGTGATGAGCCAGCAAAGGCATGCGAGAGCGAAGAACGCAGCGGACGCTAAAAGCCTACCCTGTATAAGTTGTCCTAGACCTGGTACGAAGAAGCTAGCGAGCGCAGCCAGTGTATTGCTGCTACTACGCGCATCGATGACTGTAACGCGGCTCGGGTCAGAACTATTAACTCTCGAAAGACCGCGCTCGTCCAACCACTCTCCACAGTAGCGACACTTAATAGCCTCCGCTTGAATAGGCTCGGCGCAGAAGGGGCAAGGGACTGTTGAGTGGGTCATCTGCTGACTCAGACCTGAGAGCGGCCTTCGAGGGCGCGCGTGAGCGTGGCCTCGTCGGCGTATTCGAGGTCGCCGCCGATGGGGAGGCCGCGGGCGATGCGGGTGACGTGGATGCCGAGCGGCTGGAGGAGCTGCGAGATGTAGTACGCCGTCGTGTCACCCTCGACGTTCGGGTTCATCGCGAGGATGACTTCCTGGATCGGCTCGGCCTCATAGGCCGCTGCGTCCTCGGACACGCCCTCGGCCGTCTCTTCCTTCGCGGCGGCGGGCTCTTTCGGCGCGGCGACGCGGGCGACGAGCTGGCGGATCTTGAGGTCGTCCGGTCCGATCCCGTCGAGCGGGGAGATCACGCCGCCGAGGACGTGGTAGAGGCCGCGGTACTCGTTCGTCCGTTCGAGCGCGAGCACGTCGTTCGCCTCCTCGACGACGCAGACGACGGAGCGCGTGCGCTTGTGCGAGCGGCAGATCGGGCAGGGGTCGGTGTCGGTGACGTTGAAGCAGACGGAGCACTCCTTCACCCGGTCCTTCACATTGACGAGCGCGCGGGCGAGCTCGACGACTTCGGCGCGCGGCATCTTCAGCACGTAGGCGGCGAGCCGCTGCGCCGTCTTCCGCCCGACCGTCGGCAGCTTGGAGAACTGCTCGACGAGGGTTTCGACGGATTCGGAGGTGATCTGCATGGCGGCGGGGCGAAGGCG
This window harbors:
- a CDS encoding DUF4440 domain-containing protein, whose translation is MRALLSTPLLGFCLFLAACAAPVATPDAPPPPDAAAAIRAVLDAQVAAWNEGSVRGFMDGYARTDSLRFASGGNVRTGWQATLEGYERGYPDGAAMGTLRFDSLDVQVLSPSWAVVFGRWRLDRAEDTPNGLFTLLFERRPEGWRIVHDHTSSSE
- a CDS encoding SDR family NAD(P)-dependent oxidoreductase, with the translated sequence MKTDLTGKTIVLTGAFGRLGRILTRRLLADGATVAGLDARAADPVVASDRLHLFKADLADEASVAEAFAEVERTVGAAAGLVHTVGMWSGKPFAETSLEAWETMMRVNLTSAFLCFRAAVRQMQAGGTGRLVAIASKQGADRGVAEQAAYSASKAGVVRLVEAVAAEYVGTGITAAAVAPSTILFEGGGDGVPAEQVAALCAYLCTDEGAAHNGSVLRTFGSAVG
- a CDS encoding saccharopine dehydrogenase C-terminal domain-containing protein: MKITVLGAGAIGSAIACDLASRPDVSHVQVCDARSSALRTLKDLVQSPKLRTVRVDVRDERAITPVLAGSACVVGSTGGPLNAKLAALTVGLGAHFCDLGGDRATVQQELALREAAAKRTRWIVPNCGLAPGLVNILVTRGLDRFDTVDAVTMRVGNIPIEAEPPFFHRVGYATERFVRGYTDPVAIVRDGAVEYAEPLTGLETVSFPEPTGELEAFYTAGKQSTLPHDLAGRVRTLDYKTLRHPGHAAAMRSVFALGFGEDTSVDVRTHLTYRDILTRRLRKHLGGEYRDAVIVRILLEGQRDGETCTLTYELVDRFDEATGFSAMQRCTGFPAAAIASLLAAGAVAGGGAAPPEHIIPTEPFLAALTERGLQIEERWHEGARETVDA
- a CDS encoding iron ABC transporter permease: MLTRRAALVLAVPVALVLLGYVLWPALRTFVLGVEHLPEFFGGWRGANVRALINSVGISLATVAGASVVGTGLAWGLWRYGLPFRGALQAAAALPLALPPLVGVLAFLFLYGETGILPRALRDLFGLAEVPFAFSGLWAVWLVHVYAFYVYFFLFVTAALRDLDASLLEASADLGASGWRAFRRVVIPLLRPALVGASLLVFMLSMASFTAPLLFAGTEPFMTVQIYNLKINGDLALSAAVATVLTAICLGFLFLLEARPGRNLLGASKGTARPVEPVGGPAAWLAGLGVGVVLLFVVLPVLTVVLISFADAARWTMQILPPAYTLANYASLFADPKFFDPIANSLQMASIATVLNVVFGVAAAVVIAKGTVPGRGLIRTLAVLPFAIPGTVVALNLIVTFSQPSPLSAGQVLVGSFWILPLAYFIRHIPLVVRATTAALDGFDDRLTEASADLGAGTWTTFRRVVWPAILPGVAAGTLLTFVAALGEFVSSIMLYVYGNRPISVEILAQLRLYEFGTAAAYSVLLMGLVGLSTFALRFAGNR
- a CDS encoding DUF86 domain-containing protein; this encodes MSRPDTVYLRHILDEAIYLASASDGLDQSTFLTDPTLRRAFARSTEIMGEATKQLSADLRDRYTDVEWRSMARMRNRLIHGYIGVDYEVVWNVAAVEAPLLRDRLEAIIAEEEAR
- a CDS encoding nucleotidyltransferase family protein translates to MEATVHTKSELFERLREQQAAIRRLGVARLGVFGSFVRDEPTPESDVDIFVEFAPGKKTFRSFSALAELLEDVLQRRVELVTPESLSPYIGPYILREVEYVEA
- the recR gene encoding recombination mediator RecR; the protein is MQITSESVETLVEQFSKLPTVGRKTAQRLAAYVLKMPRAEVVELARALVNVKDRVKECSVCFNVTDTDPCPICRSHKRTRSVVCVVEEANDVLALERTNEYRGLYHVLGGVISPLDGIGPDDLKIRQLVARVAAPKEPAAAKEETAEGVSEDAAAYEAEPIQEVILAMNPNVEGDTTAYYISQLLQPLGIHVTRIARGLPIGGDLEYADEATLTRALEGRSQV